The following DNA comes from Candidatus Poribacteria bacterium.
GAAGTCGATGGGCAAGTAGTCGCCCTCGACCGGATCGTCATGAAGCCAGTGAACCACACCCATGCCGGTGATGACTTTGTGCGCGTTGCCGCTCCATTGGCGCGTCGCGGACTCGATCTTCTCGGAGTAGCCCTTGTCGAGCACCGTGTCGTCCAGAACCATCACTCCGCGTCGTCGTCTCTCCAGCGGGATGAGTTTCTTCACCCGATTCCAGAGAGCGCGGGGTTTGAGAGGATGGCTGCGCAGAAAGTCGCTCACGACATCATGGCTGCATGCGAGGATCCCTGCGAGATACGTCGCCGTGACGTTGCCGAACGATGCCAGAAGAACCTGCGTGTAGAGAATCGGATTGAGTCTGTCCATGCCTCATAGGATGGCAGAATCCCATCCAAAGACCAAGGGAGCGAAAGTCCTGAACTTAGGAAATGAGGTCAGGCGGATCCGCTTGACTTGGCTCCCGACGCCCGGCACAATTGGTGAGTCAAGGGATGATTCTGCGCGAGACTGGCGCGATACGGTCGTGCGACGAGGAGCCTGTGCGATGGCGCGACGCTGCTACATGTCCGGCAAGGGACCCAAGGTCATCAACAACGTCTCGCATGCGAACAACCGGACGAAGAGGCGTCAGTTGCCGAACCTGCAGCCCGTGCGCGTCTACGACCCGGAGACCGGGCAGTACCGCCGCCGTCGCGTCGCAGCTCGCGTGATTCGTACCCTCGACAAGCAGGGACTCCTGGCGCGCGCCCCGCGCGTCGATTCCGAGGGCGACTCCGCCTAGTCGAGCGATCCGCAGTTCCCATCGACAGACGACTCCCGAATCCATCGTCCACTGACAGAGCATCCCTGTGCCCGGCGGTTGCGGCGTCGTGTTGCCGCGCCTCGCGACGGTCTGATACACTCGACGACATCGGGACTTCGTCAGGATGCCCGACCCCAGCGGCGAGCGACATCGACCAGACATCGCGGAGGCAGACAGATGCCGGACACGCAGTATCGCTTCTCGTTCGGGCCCTGGAACATCCACGAGGGTGAGGACCCGTTCGGGCCCGCCGTGCGCGCTCCGTACGCGTTCGACGAGAAGCTCCCGCTCTACAAGTCGCTTGGGTTCGACGGTGTGCAGTTCCACGACGACGACGCGGTTCCCGACGTCGACAAGAAGTCGCCGCGTCAGATCCGGTCAGCATGCCGCGTTCTCAATCAGCGGCTGGGCGACGAAGGGCTCGTCGCGGAGTTCGTTGCCCCCCGGCTCTGGTTCACCGAACAGACTATCGACGGCGCGTACACGTCGAACAACGCCGAGCACCGTGCGTACGCGATCGACCGTACCAAGCGCACGATCGATATCGCGCGCGAGCTTGGGACGCGCGATGTCGTCCTCTGGCTGGCGCGCGAGGGCACGTACATCCGAGAGGCGAAGAACGCTCGTCAGGCGGTCGCGCATCTCGTCGACGCGCTCAACGCGATGCTGGACCACGACGCCGAAGTGCGCCTGCTGGTGGAACCGAAACCCAACGAGCCGATGGATCAGGCGTACATCCCGACCATCGGTCACGCCATCGCGTTGTCTTACCTCACGAGCGATCCGTCGCGGGTCGGCGGTCTCATCGAGTCTGCGCACGCTCTGCTGGCGGGGCTCGACCCGTCGGACGAGATGGCGTACGCGCTGGCGCACGGCAAGCTGTGGAGC
Coding sequences within:
- the rpmB gene encoding 50S ribosomal protein L28, with the protein product MARRCYMSGKGPKVINNVSHANNRTKRRQLPNLQPVRVYDPETGQYRRRRVAARVIRTLDKQGLLARAPRVDSEGDSA
- a CDS encoding TIM barrel protein, translating into MPDTQYRFSFGPWNIHEGEDPFGPAVRAPYAFDEKLPLYKSLGFDGVQFHDDDAVPDVDKKSPRQIRSACRVLNQRLGDEGLVAEFVAPRLWFTEQTIDGAYTSNNAEHRAYAIDRTKRTIDIARELGTRDVVLWLAREGTYIREAKNARQAVAHLVDALNAMLDHDAEVRLLVEPKPNEPMDQAYIPTIGHAIALSYLTSDPSRVGGLIESAHALLAGLDPSDEMAYALAHGKLWSVHLNDQNGLKFDEDKSFGSANLRGAFNQVRVLDEYGYGKNGEFVGLDVKAMRTQPRELARQHLTNSRQMFDHLLAKVRTLDKTVEQQYRDARDYEGLEGYILRHLMGVR